The following proteins come from a genomic window of Candidatus Saccharibacteria bacterium oral taxon 488:
- a CDS encoding ABC transporter permease, protein MMTIIKRAWTAVARKRRRSLTIALIMTLIFTLLIGTLTVQQTMAQLKQSVERNIRAGFSIASKQPSGEVPMETARQVQRLDKVKAHNFQSETTAGLPGKQLIDTAGSGVQLDSGIAGEAKVTGVTQSDLLGEFTGRFYQLEQGKHLTERDQNAALIHKTFAEKNNIKPGDKLDITKDGRRVTVTVAGIFSGKGEKPAVLQSDMAENHLITNLAAAQQLIGSQQLTRATYFAENPHQLKSLTDRVKSLPNIDWQKFSLTDNGAVFAGVLQNIAGIQNILTIATIGAAAAGLAVLSLVLVFWVRGRLHEIGILLSIGTSKRQIIGQLLAELAIIAFVSSVLALAIGSIASSQISTALTAQTDQNQRVEKTVVQAAPVATYLQALAFGYVVVLLSAIAATAPIMRQSPKQILAKLS, encoded by the coding sequence ATGATGACGATTATCAAACGAGCCTGGACGGCTGTGGCGCGCAAACGGCGTCGCAGCCTGACCATCGCCCTGATCATGACGCTGATTTTCACGCTGCTGATCGGTACGCTGACAGTGCAGCAAACGATGGCACAGCTGAAGCAATCGGTCGAGCGTAATATCCGTGCCGGCTTTAGCATCGCCAGCAAGCAACCTTCGGGCGAGGTGCCGATGGAGACGGCACGACAGGTGCAGCGCCTAGATAAGGTCAAAGCACATAATTTCCAATCAGAAACTACCGCGGGACTGCCAGGCAAACAATTGATCGACACGGCAGGCAGCGGTGTACAGCTGGATTCTGGAATCGCTGGCGAGGCTAAAGTAACGGGTGTGACACAGAGCGATCTGCTCGGCGAGTTCACCGGTCGGTTCTACCAACTGGAGCAGGGCAAGCACTTGACCGAGCGCGACCAAAACGCGGCCCTCATTCACAAAACCTTCGCCGAGAAAAATAACATCAAGCCAGGCGACAAGCTGGACATTACCAAAGACGGCCGGCGAGTAACGGTGACTGTCGCAGGAATCTTCAGCGGCAAAGGCGAAAAGCCAGCGGTCTTGCAGTCCGACATGGCGGAGAATCATCTCATCACCAACTTGGCTGCGGCGCAGCAGCTGATAGGTAGCCAGCAGTTGACGCGGGCGACATATTTCGCCGAAAATCCACATCAGCTGAAGTCGTTAACGGACCGCGTCAAAAGCTTACCAAACATCGACTGGCAAAAATTTAGCCTGACTGACAACGGGGCGGTATTCGCCGGCGTTCTCCAAAACATCGCTGGCATTCAAAACATCTTGACGATTGCCACCATCGGCGCAGCCGCGGCAGGATTGGCGGTGTTGTCACTGGTGCTGGTGTTCTGGGTGCGCGGTCGCTTGCATGAAATCGGCATCTTGCTATCCATCGGCACGTCGAAGCGGCAGATTATCGGGCAACTCTTGGCGGAACTCGCCATCATCGCTTTCGTGAGCTCGGTGCTCGCACTCGCCATCGGCTCGATTGCCTCATCGCAAATTTCTACCGCTCTCACGGCGCAAACCGACCAAAACCAGCGCGTAGAAAAAACCGTGGTGCAAGCTGCGCCAGTGGCGACCTATCTGCAGGCTTTAGCTTTCGGCTACGTAGTCGTTCTGCTATCAGCCATCGCTGCCACCGCGCCAATCATGCGCCAATCACCAAAGCAAATTTTAGCAAAATTAAGTTAG
- a CDS encoding ABC transporter permease — MSFLQRAWLYITRKKLKTLILLAILLCMSTIMLSGFAIKHSTDAAAQSLDKTLKAGFTLGNNPRTNPGTARGSGTVSNKDIDAVKNLEGVTDYVKRQNATVDFINTKLVPLPSGGSGYDADKDKQFGNAATIIGVNKSESEKKFRAESLKLIAGRHITENDSHKILVHEDFAKANNLKLGSKIKLKANQYDTDNEHPSKDEVEVEIVGIFNGKNPKQATYQVELFENLFLTDLTTTRQLNAYTEQNEIYQDATFFTKGTKQLDEVMARANKLPVNWQKYQLNKNSQELAGVTGAVNGVYGLIDGMLWATALVSVAVIGMVLYLWMNERKREAGVLLATGVPQSKIVLQYIAELVMIAVLSFGASYFTAGLIAQQMGDHVVSQAAQNATRQAGSSLNGASLGADADSVTSSRTLDKVTVGVQPTDLLAVWGAGLAVIIVAVLLASRPITQSTPKELLTEVD; from the coding sequence ATGTCATTTTTGCAACGTGCCTGGTTGTATATCACCAGGAAAAAACTCAAAACGCTGATTTTGCTGGCGATTTTGCTATGTATGTCGACGATTATGCTGAGTGGATTTGCCATCAAGCATTCGACCGACGCGGCGGCGCAGTCGCTAGACAAAACGCTCAAGGCCGGCTTCACGCTGGGCAATAATCCGCGCACCAATCCGGGAACAGCCCGCGGTTCGGGAACGGTGTCGAACAAAGACATCGACGCAGTGAAGAATCTGGAAGGCGTGACGGACTATGTCAAACGCCAGAACGCCACGGTCGATTTTATCAATACCAAACTGGTGCCACTACCGAGTGGCGGCAGCGGCTATGATGCCGATAAAGACAAACAGTTTGGCAACGCCGCCACCATCATCGGTGTTAATAAATCTGAGTCCGAGAAAAAGTTCCGCGCTGAGTCGCTCAAGCTCATCGCTGGCCGGCACATCACCGAGAACGATTCGCACAAGATTTTGGTGCACGAAGATTTCGCCAAGGCCAACAACCTGAAGCTTGGCAGTAAAATTAAGTTAAAGGCCAATCAATACGACACCGACAACGAGCATCCGTCCAAGGACGAGGTTGAAGTAGAAATCGTCGGTATATTTAACGGCAAAAACCCAAAGCAGGCGACCTATCAGGTGGAGTTGTTCGAGAATTTGTTCCTGACTGACCTTACGACAACTCGCCAGCTGAATGCCTATACCGAGCAAAATGAGATTTACCAAGATGCCACGTTCTTCACCAAAGGCACTAAGCAGCTGGATGAGGTGATGGCGCGAGCAAATAAATTGCCGGTCAATTGGCAAAAGTATCAATTGAATAAGAATAGCCAGGAACTAGCCGGCGTGACTGGCGCGGTAAACGGCGTGTACGGTCTGATCGACGGCATGTTGTGGGCGACGGCGCTGGTCAGTGTCGCAGTGATTGGCATGGTGCTGTATTTGTGGATGAATGAGCGCAAGCGCGAAGCGGGCGTGCTCTTGGCGACGGGCGTGCCGCAGTCAAAGATTGTGTTGCAATATATCGCTGAGCTGGTGATGATCGCGGTGTTGAGCTTCGGTGCGTCGTACTTTACCGCCGGGCTAATTGCCCAGCAAATGGGCGATCACGTGGTGTCGCAGGCAGCGCAGAATGCCACGCGTCAAGCGGGCAGTTCCTTGAACGGTGCGTCGCTTGGTGCTGACGCTGACTCGGTGACGTCATCGCGGACGCTGGACAAGGTGACGGTTGGTGTGCAGCCGACGGATCTGCTGGCGGTGTGGGGCGCTGGACTGGCGGTGATTATCGTTGCGGTGCTCTTGGCCTCTCGACCGATTACCCAGTCAACGCCAAAAGAATTACTAACCGAAGTGGACTAG
- a CDS encoding GNAT family N-acetyltransferase: MHRCKKSLAAVAIRKAKTGDFDFVFRLMTEALEPFYDGDHQAHAQRIFTTHINNNIDSVGQFSLGQYMFIAEVNYHPAGMIHLVVKKQGTVKISPLIVAPEYRGKFGIGSKLLRHAEDFARKHYARQLYCTVAAQNQATFKFLLRKGFHLAGKAQDHYKPGIDECMLYKPLSQSTTPGLSDISIVPFDEKKHTAATRRLILSQVGSSFYGVNNAWIDTLFAGYRRREGRNVDTKYKLIFIAEQDRKVVGVVGATPKKGQPIKIMPLVAKSETVFEVLVANLPQLLAGYSRKLYVHLIPEPWQIACLQRHGWTIEGLFPEGYALDVTVQQWGLRIKKRDIKKARNSVRSKP; this comes from the coding sequence ATGCACCGATGTAAGAAATCGTTAGCCGCTGTGGCTATCCGTAAGGCTAAAACAGGCGATTTTGATTTCGTTTTTCGCCTGATGACAGAAGCGCTTGAACCATTTTACGATGGCGATCATCAAGCTCATGCACAGCGGATTTTTACTACGCATATCAATAATAACATCGATTCTGTCGGGCAGTTTTCACTCGGGCAATACATGTTTATTGCAGAAGTTAATTATCATCCTGCTGGAATGATTCATCTAGTTGTCAAGAAGCAGGGGACAGTTAAAATTAGTCCGCTCATCGTTGCGCCAGAATATCGCGGTAAATTTGGCATTGGCAGTAAGTTACTTCGCCATGCTGAGGATTTTGCTCGCAAACACTACGCTCGGCAACTCTACTGTACAGTGGCTGCCCAAAACCAAGCCACGTTCAAGTTTCTATTGCGCAAAGGCTTTCATCTGGCTGGTAAGGCGCAAGATCATTATAAACCTGGTATCGACGAGTGTATGCTATACAAGCCGCTGAGTCAGAGCACAACTCCTGGCTTGTCAGATATTTCAATCGTCCCGTTTGACGAGAAAAAGCATACCGCTGCGACGAGACGGCTGATTTTGTCGCAGGTGGGCAGTAGTTTTTACGGCGTTAATAATGCATGGATTGATACACTGTTTGCTGGTTATCGACGGCGTGAGGGTCGAAATGTCGATACGAAATATAAGCTTATTTTTATCGCTGAGCAGGATAGAAAGGTCGTTGGCGTTGTCGGCGCAACTCCAAAGAAAGGCCAGCCGATTAAAATCATGCCATTGGTAGCGAAATCAGAGACTGTTTTCGAAGTACTGGTAGCTAACTTGCCACAATTATTAGCTGGTTATAGTCGTAAGCTATATGTCCATCTCATTCCTGAGCCGTGGCAGATAGCTTGTTTGCAGCGACACGGCTGGACGATTGAAGGCTTATTTCCCGAAGGCTATGCACTAGACGTCACTGTTCAGCAGTGGGGATTGCGCATCAAAAAAAGAGATATTAAAAAGGCCAGAAACAGCGTTCGGTCGAAACCTTAG
- a CDS encoding GrpB family protein, producing the protein MDRELEKMSLEELWQLFPIFLVEHNREWARWYDEEVKAISSLVPEKYITQISHIGSTAIPNIQAKNIVDILLEVPSEKELEPVKNILVENNWLCMSEKAKRISLNKGYTKQGFADKVFHLHIRVAGDNDEIYFRDYLIENGDIAKQYEKLKLKLWKEFEHDRDGYTDAKSDFIRKYTKIAREKYGSKNRSS; encoded by the coding sequence ATGGACAGAGAGCTAGAGAAAATGAGTTTGGAAGAATTGTGGCAATTATTCCCCATATTTCTTGTAGAACACAATAGAGAATGGGCACGCTGGTATGATGAGGAAGTGAAAGCCATCTCCTCATTGGTGCCAGAAAAATACATAACACAAATATCTCACATTGGTAGCACGGCCATCCCAAATATACAGGCAAAGAATATAGTAGATATATTGCTTGAAGTCCCGTCGGAAAAAGAATTAGAGCCTGTAAAAAATATCCTTGTTGAAAATAATTGGTTGTGCATGAGTGAGAAAGCAAAACGAATCTCATTGAATAAGGGATATACCAAACAGGGCTTCGCGGATAAGGTATTTCATCTCCACATTAGGGTTGCGGGGGATAATGATGAGATCTACTTTAGGGATTATTTAATTGAGAATGGCGACATTGCCAAACAGTACGAGAAATTGAAACTAAAACTTTGGAAGGAATTTGAGCATGACAGAGATGGATATACTGATGCAAAAAGCGATTTTATCAGAAAGTATACTAAAATAGCTAGAGAAAAATACGGGTCCAAGAATAGGTCTTCCTAA
- a CDS encoding HAMP domain-containing histidine kinase encodes MKNLKLFPKTFLVSIGLFAALIILVHVLVYTLMPQFYLQQKEREAANNLTALTTKLRGKSTEEMRRISQEFAQVKNVNITLTIDGRDQYFQGFQSINIVTDSGKSVDTSVVKIADGQTVDPRSVILRQGSVTNSQGQTIAVKLLADVAPVTQAKLATLQVLPYTMLGSLLVALVFSYIYSRFVTRPIRQMAAVTTTMQQLEKGARYPVNSRDEIGVLGRNINELYQNLWQTIRSLEHENKRITQLEKEKIAFLRAASHELKTPLAALRIMLENMQLNIGEYKNRDQYLAESVAQVDRLAAMVNDVLRSGSVAEQALRQEKRLRIDKLVAEVVEDYVLLAKTRGMTFAVDAHPTTVRANRDMMRHVISNLVSNAVRHGDARSVIKITCNQNELAIENACKPLTKQQLQRVFDPFYRSSDGAKQHADSSGIGLYTVKMLLDTKGLDYDFTPHGRGMRFVVRFE; translated from the coding sequence ATGAAGAATCTTAAATTATTCCCCAAAACCTTTTTGGTGTCAATCGGCCTATTCGCGGCGTTAATTATCCTGGTGCATGTGCTGGTCTACACCTTGATGCCGCAATTTTATTTGCAGCAAAAAGAGCGAGAGGCGGCGAATAATCTCACGGCGCTGACGACCAAGCTGCGGGGCAAATCCACCGAGGAAATGCGCCGGATCAGCCAGGAATTTGCTCAGGTGAAAAATGTTAATATCACGCTGACAATTGACGGGCGTGATCAGTATTTTCAAGGTTTTCAATCGATCAACATCGTGACGGACAGCGGTAAATCGGTCGATACCAGCGTGGTGAAAATCGCTGATGGCCAAACGGTCGATCCGCGCTCGGTGATTTTGCGGCAGGGGAGTGTGACGAATAGCCAAGGCCAAACGATTGCGGTCAAGCTGTTGGCCGACGTGGCGCCTGTTACTCAGGCCAAGCTCGCTACCTTGCAGGTATTGCCATATACCATGCTCGGCTCGTTGCTGGTAGCGCTGGTGTTTTCGTACATCTATAGCCGTTTTGTGACGCGGCCGATTCGCCAGATGGCGGCGGTGACGACGACGATGCAGCAGCTGGAAAAGGGTGCGCGATACCCAGTGAATAGCCGTGATGAAATCGGCGTGCTGGGGCGAAATATTAATGAACTCTATCAAAATCTATGGCAAACGATTCGCTCGCTGGAGCATGAAAATAAGCGGATCACGCAGCTCGAGAAAGAGAAGATTGCCTTCCTCCGTGCGGCTTCGCATGAGCTGAAAACGCCGTTGGCGGCCCTCCGGATCATGCTTGAAAATATGCAGCTGAACATTGGCGAGTATAAAAATCGCGATCAGTACCTGGCGGAATCGGTGGCACAGGTTGACCGCTTGGCGGCAATGGTGAATGATGTCTTGCGCTCTGGCAGTGTTGCCGAGCAAGCTTTGCGTCAGGAGAAACGATTGAGGATTGATAAGCTAGTCGCTGAAGTGGTTGAAGATTATGTGTTGCTGGCAAAAACGCGCGGCATGACTTTCGCGGTTGACGCACACCCAACGACCGTGCGTGCTAACCGCGACATGATGCGCCACGTCATCTCGAATTTGGTATCAAATGCAGTGCGCCACGGCGATGCCAGGAGCGTGATAAAAATTACTTGCAACCAGAATGAGCTGGCTATCGAAAATGCTTGCAAACCACTCACCAAACAGCAACTCCAGCGCGTCTTCGATCCGTTTTATCGCAGCTCTGACGGCGCGAAGCAGCACGCTGACAGCAGCGGCATTGGCCTCTACACCGTGAAAATGCTACTCGATACCAAGGGCCTGGACTATGACTTCACGCCGCATGGGCGGGGTATGCGGTTTGTGGTGAGGTTTGAGTAG
- a CDS encoding response regulator transcription factor, with amino-acid sequence MTSTILIVEDEPTLRTGTEQFLRQRGFTVLTATSGEEALQRFAGADVIILDIMLPGMSGIETLHQIRQTSDVPVLMLTALHDEPTQVASFDELADDYMSKPFSLVILEKRIKALLRRQQSVKKALWQRGLASVDFMAYQGFYDGSDAHLKPKEVQLLKLLVDNPNMVWSRQAIIDKLWRDDEVPFDRVIDVYIKNLRKKLHLDCIITVKGVGYRYEES; translated from the coding sequence ATGACATCAACGATTCTTATTGTTGAAGACGAGCCCACCTTACGCACTGGCACTGAGCAGTTTCTCCGCCAGCGCGGCTTTACGGTACTGACGGCGACCAGCGGTGAGGAAGCGCTGCAGAGATTTGCTGGGGCAGATGTGATTATCCTCGACATTATGCTGCCAGGGATGAGCGGTATCGAGACGCTGCACCAAATTCGCCAGACCAGCGACGTGCCGGTGCTGATGCTGACGGCGCTGCACGACGAGCCGACGCAAGTTGCTAGTTTTGACGAGCTGGCGGATGACTATATGAGCAAGCCGTTCTCGCTGGTGATTTTAGAAAAGCGGATCAAGGCGCTACTTCGCCGACAGCAGTCTGTCAAAAAAGCCTTGTGGCAGCGCGGCCTGGCCTCGGTTGATTTTATGGCCTATCAGGGATTTTATGATGGTAGTGACGCGCATCTCAAACCCAAGGAAGTGCAACTGCTCAAGCTGCTCGTCGATAATCCAAACATGGTCTGGAGCCGGCAAGCTATCATCGACAAGTTGTGGCGTGATGACGAGGTGCCGTTTGATCGAGTGATCGACGTTTACATCAAAAATCTGCGTAAGAAATTGCACCTGGATTGCATTATCACGGTGAAGGGGGTGGGCTACCGCTATGAAGAATCTTAA
- a CDS encoding HAMP domain-containing histidine kinase, with protein sequence MGISWRLASEIIFSATLKLAGWYLLILMTVSLLFSGIIFQVASSELDVQLNNWSKHHKTDNNTETTIIRDHPSISTTNLLISLGYLNLIVLIGGGVCAYILARRTLEPIEAAHDAQSRFTANASHQLRTPLAVIKAEAELALSDQRASKASLRQTLQSTLEETDRLTQLTETLLKLSSANRQLETTTETFDITDLTKKLITERKADARTTLITDEAITLTSHRLIVRELIAIILDNALRHSPRKSRVQVDIKAAHHRITVCLTNDGQIAARDLPHIFERFFSSDQRTGGYGLGLSLAKQLAGALGGQLTAASRKGTTTFTISLPKTL encoded by the coding sequence TTGGGTATAAGTTGGAGGCTGGCGAGTGAAATTATTTTTTCAGCAACGCTCAAGCTCGCCGGCTGGTACTTGCTCATTCTGATGACCGTCAGCTTGCTATTTAGCGGCATCATCTTTCAAGTTGCCAGCTCCGAGCTCGACGTCCAGCTGAATAACTGGAGTAAGCATCATAAAACTGATAACAACACCGAAACCACCATCATCCGCGACCACCCGTCAATCTCGACCACCAATTTGCTGATCAGCCTCGGCTATCTCAACCTCATCGTGCTCATCGGCGGCGGCGTCTGTGCCTATATATTGGCCCGGCGGACGCTTGAGCCGATTGAGGCAGCACATGACGCTCAGTCGCGCTTTACCGCCAACGCCAGTCATCAGCTGCGCACGCCACTGGCCGTCATCAAAGCTGAGGCCGAGCTGGCATTGTCCGACCAGCGCGCCAGCAAGGCATCGCTTCGCCAGACACTCCAGAGTACGCTCGAAGAGACCGACCGCCTGACGCAGCTGACCGAGACGCTGCTCAAACTATCGTCTGCCAATCGACAATTAGAAACCACGACTGAGACATTCGACATCACCGACCTCACCAAAAAGCTGATCACTGAACGCAAGGCCGATGCGCGCACCACGCTAATCACCGACGAGGCCATCACCCTGACCAGCCATCGCCTCATCGTCCGCGAACTGATCGCTATCATCCTCGACAACGCTCTGCGCCACAGCCCGCGTAAGTCCCGTGTCCAGGTTGACATCAAGGCTGCCCATCACCGCATCACCGTCTGCCTGACGAACGATGGCCAAATCGCGGCGCGCGACTTGCCGCATATTTTTGAGCGATTTTTCTCTAGCGATCAGCGAACTGGCGGCTACGGCCTCGGTCTCAGTCTCGCCAAGCAACTAGCCGGCGCCCTCGGCGGCCAACTCACCGCCGCCAGCCGCAAAGGCACGACAACGTTCACGATTTCGCTGCCAAAAACCCTGTAA
- a CDS encoding response regulator transcription factor, with protein MRLLIIEDEPKIARIIAEALRREHHAVDVTHDGDEGLNMAMSEPYDLLVVDRMLPGLSGTDIVRTVRGQGKDMPILLLTALGTTEDKTFGLDSGADDYLVKPFAIAELTARVRALLRRPPIQQPDTLQIADLVIDQTTQSVTRAGTSIDLTSKEYALLEYLARHPGQTLSKDKLIAHVWDFDADILPNNVEAYIKQLRKKIDKPFRRPLIHTVRGFGYKLEAGE; from the coding sequence ATGCGCCTCCTCATCATTGAAGACGAACCAAAGATCGCCCGGATTATCGCCGAGGCCTTACGGCGTGAGCATCACGCCGTGGACGTGACGCATGACGGAGACGAGGGGCTGAATATGGCGATGAGCGAGCCGTACGATCTATTGGTCGTTGATCGGATGTTGCCGGGGCTGAGTGGCACAGACATCGTGCGGACAGTACGCGGACAGGGCAAGGATATGCCGATTCTGCTGTTGACAGCACTGGGGACAACTGAAGATAAGACGTTCGGCCTGGACAGCGGTGCTGATGATTATCTCGTCAAGCCCTTCGCCATCGCCGAGCTCACCGCCCGCGTGCGAGCGCTCCTTCGCCGCCCGCCAATTCAGCAACCGGACACGCTCCAGATCGCCGATCTCGTAATTGACCAGACAACGCAATCCGTCACTCGCGCCGGCACCTCGATCGACCTGACCAGCAAGGAGTACGCGCTCCTCGAATACCTGGCGCGCCACCCCGGCCAGACGCTTAGCAAAGACAAATTGATCGCCCATGTGTGGGATTTTGATGCCGATATTTTACCCAACAACGTCGAGGCCTATATCAAGCAGCTACGCAAGAAAATCGACAAGCCATTTCGCCGGCCACTGATTCACACCGTGCGCGGCTTTGGGTATAAGTTGGAGGCTGGCGAGTGA
- a CDS encoding ATP-binding cassette domain-containing protein, producing the protein MAFGDKVVIQDLSFEVQRGEVFGFLGSNGSGKTTTLRALLGLYEPTAGELLVDGKPYTVEDSVKLGYLPEERGLYKKEKVIDTMIYFGRLKGLGKEEARTFSMNYLERVGLSDKAKTRLDKLSGGQQQKIQLGVTIMGDPELLILDEPTKGFDPVNRRLLMNIIEERRKAGATVIFVTHQMEEVERLCDRLILLKDGRAAAYGTLAEVKKQFGGASMDDIFVKVYGGEKQEVRHE; encoded by the coding sequence ATGGCGTTTGGTGACAAGGTGGTCATCCAAGACCTTAGTTTTGAGGTGCAGCGCGGCGAGGTGTTTGGATTCTTAGGTAGCAACGGCTCGGGAAAGACGACGACACTCAGGGCGCTACTGGGGCTATACGAGCCGACGGCCGGCGAGCTACTGGTTGATGGCAAGCCGTACACGGTCGAAGATAGCGTCAAGCTAGGCTATCTTCCGGAGGAGCGCGGCTTGTACAAAAAAGAAAAAGTCATCGACACCATGATTTATTTTGGTCGATTGAAGGGACTCGGCAAAGAAGAAGCGCGCACGTTCTCCATGAATTATTTGGAGCGAGTTGGTTTGAGCGACAAGGCAAAAACTCGGCTGGATAAATTATCAGGCGGCCAGCAGCAAAAAATTCAGCTGGGCGTGACCATCATGGGTGACCCAGAACTGCTTATTTTGGATGAGCCGACTAAGGGTTTTGACCCAGTCAATCGCCGACTATTAATGAACATCATCGAAGAGCGACGCAAGGCTGGCGCGACGGTGATATTTGTCACCCACCAGATGGAAGAGGTCGAACGGCTATGTGATCGGCTGATTCTATTAAAAGACGGTCGAGCGGCGGCATACGGTACACTAGCAGAAGTGAAAAAGCAGTTCGGCGGTGCGTCAATGGATGATATTTTCGTCAAGGTTTATGGCGGCGAGAAACAGGAGGTACGTCATGAGTAA
- a CDS encoding ABC transporter permease — protein MIFSSRFMAARNRRYVMSKMHNFGMVFKFEVLRTLKKPTFWLIALGFPVMIGLVFGIVIWSNQATKEAADKLQEQKFSITMTDHSKLIKPEVAAVMKVQSVDSEAEGIEKVKRRQTDAYFYIPKNLEKDTIRIYGQDTGVFENNKYEAVVRTLLNQSVDSKVTGSEAAVIKQKVNSSLKTYKDGKESGGVNEMIVPGFFLVLFYMLVAFFSNQMLTSTVEEKENRTVEMLLTTVQARTLIIGKIWALIALSLIQGMVIVVPVLIGYFGFGSQLHLSNFDLSQIVFDPTRIAVAVALFGASFTMLTGLLVAMGAMMPTAKEASSWVGLVMILLFGPLYAASVFVSYPESTFSMVMSYFPLTAPIPLMIRNTVGNLSLVEALIGVAVLVVSAVLIMMLAVRIFRYGAMSYDSKLSLSALRMKRKADKV, from the coding sequence ATGATATTTTCGTCAAGGTTTATGGCGGCGAGAAACAGGAGGTACGTCATGAGTAAGATGCATAATTTCGGGATGGTATTCAAATTTGAGGTGCTGCGTACCTTGAAGAAGCCAACCTTTTGGCTGATAGCGCTGGGTTTTCCGGTCATGATTGGGCTGGTTTTCGGTATTGTTATTTGGTCAAATCAGGCGACCAAAGAGGCGGCCGATAAGCTTCAAGAACAAAAATTTAGCATTACTATGACAGATCATTCAAAGCTAATCAAGCCGGAAGTCGCGGCGGTGATGAAAGTCCAATCAGTCGACTCCGAAGCTGAAGGTATCGAAAAAGTCAAACGCCGTCAGACGGATGCTTATTTCTATATACCGAAGAATCTTGAGAAGGACACGATCAGGATATACGGCCAAGATACGGGGGTTTTTGAGAACAATAAGTACGAGGCGGTTGTCCGCACACTACTGAATCAGTCGGTTGATAGCAAGGTCACCGGATCGGAAGCGGCAGTGATCAAGCAGAAAGTTAATTCATCGCTCAAGACTTATAAAGACGGTAAAGAAAGCGGCGGTGTGAACGAGATGATCGTGCCAGGGTTCTTCCTGGTGCTGTTTTATATGCTCGTTGCCTTCTTTAGTAATCAGATGCTGACGAGTACTGTCGAGGAGAAAGAAAACCGCACTGTGGAGATGTTGCTGACAACGGTGCAGGCCAGGACGTTGATTATCGGCAAGATTTGGGCGTTGATCGCTCTATCGCTAATTCAGGGGATGGTTATCGTTGTGCCGGTGTTGATTGGCTATTTTGGATTTGGTTCGCAGCTGCACTTGTCTAACTTTGATCTATCGCAAATTGTGTTTGATCCGACGAGAATCGCTGTTGCTGTTGCGCTGTTTGGTGCGAGCTTTACCATGCTGACTGGTCTGTTGGTAGCTATGGGGGCAATGATGCCGACCGCCAAGGAGGCGAGTTCGTGGGTTGGCCTGGTGATGATACTGCTGTTTGGGCCGCTGTATGCCGCGTCAGTATTTGTCTCGTACCCAGAGTCAACGTTCTCGATGGTTATGTCGTACTTTCCGCTTACGGCACCAATTCCGTTGATGATTAGGAATACGGTCGGCAATTTGTCGCTCGTTGAGGCCTTGATCGGCGTGGCGGTCTTGGTGGTGTCTGCGGTACTGATCATGATGCTGGCGGTGCGGATTTTCCGCTACGGCGCGATGTCATATGACAGCAAGTTATCTCTGTCGGCGTTGCGGATGAAGCGAAAAGCTGATAAAGTTTAG